Proteins encoded within one genomic window of Chrysemys picta bellii isolate R12L10 chromosome 6, ASM1138683v2, whole genome shotgun sequence:
- the ZNF366 gene encoding zinc finger protein 366: MQKELNTMKNEDVCFNVDKTHTSHCLQPMDPDVKSHRTAPLSEEFRAQLAQFQYGPSLGDIETFHGSLEGGSRKRKSMPTKMPHTIPTGDPTSPSHGSENNNVCSPSLSLMYQQPTQPKYNSQMIDLCNIGFQFYRNLEHFGAKPIKQEPVKPNMMWPNTSAFVQTPYSYYPKVHPGLMFPFIMPPNFHLRNSFQLKRPLEPAFRRTELRESGDSKQKVERVDVNLQIDDSYYVDVGGEQKRWQCPMCEKSYTSKYNLVTHILGHSGIKPHACTRCGKLFKQLSHLHTHMLTHQGTRPHKCQVCHKAFTQTSHLKRHMMQHSDIKPYNCRICGRGFAYPSELKAHESKHESGRENICVECGLDFPTLAQLKRHLTTHRGPIQYNCTECDKTFQYPSQLQNHMMKHKDIRPYICTECGMEFVQPHHLKQHSLTHKGVKEHKCGICGREFTLLANMKRHVLIHTNIRAYQCHLCFKSFVQKQTLKAHMIVHSDVKPFKCKLCGKEFNRMHNLMGHMHLHSDSKPFKCLYCPSKFTLKGNLTRHMKVKHGVMERGFHSQGFGRGRITLSQTGVLRNLEQEEPFDLSQKSQGKGISFHSDGESAKGSSCQEEEEDNCYEAEQYSPVMYHHENNKLYMPRDLSSKPDYVVKDFKESYCDEKEEMLREVGLEKGKGNQDKEENQEERGFANNKECLSFRPFEKARLSHSLSDYLYFKHRKNSLKELLERKMEKQAMLIGI, translated from the exons ATGCAGAAGGAATTAAATACGATGAAAAATGAGGATGTATGTTTCAATGTTGACAAAACACACACATCACACTGCCTGCAGCCAATGGACCCTGATGTGAAGTCACACAGAACTGCACCACTCAGTGAAGAATTCAGGGCACAGCTTGCACAGTTCCAGTATGGTCCTTCCCTGGGGGATATAGAAACCTTTCATGGATCCTTAGAAGGAGGATCCCGGAAACGCAAAAGCATGCCCACAAAAATGCCTCACACTATACCCACAGGAGATCCTACATCACCATCACATGGATCTGAAAACAACAACGTATGCTCCCCCAGTCTTTCTTTGATGTACCAACAACCCACACAGCCCAAATACAACTCCCAAATGATTGATCTGTGTAACATTGGCTTTCAGTTCTACAGAAATCTGGAGCACTTTGGAGCCAAGCCCATTAAACAAGAACCAGTAAAGCCCAACATGATGTGGCCCAACACTTCTGCATTTGTGCAGACTCCTTACTCTTATTACCCAAAAGTCCACCCTGGCTTGATGTTTCCTTTTATTATGCCCCCAAACTTCCATTTGAGGAATTCCTTCCAACTGAAAAGACCCCTGGAGCCAGCATTCAGGAGGACTGAACTGAGGGAAAGTGGTGACAGTAAACAGAAGGTGGAAAGAGTAGATGTCAACCTCCAGATTGACGACAGCTATTATGTTGATGTAGGGGGAGAACAAAAACGATGGCAATGCCCAATGTGTGAAAAGTCCTACACTTCCAAGTACAACCTGGTCACCCACATCTTGGGACATAGCGGCATCAAACCTCATGCTTGCACTCGGTGTGGCAAGCTTTTCAAGCAGCTGAGTCACTTGCACACTCATATGTTGACACACCAGGGCACTCGACCACATAAGTGCCAGGTGTGTCACAAGGCTTTCACCCAAACCAGTCACCTGAAGAGACATATGATGCAACACAGTGACATCAAGCCCTACAACTGTAGGATCTGTGGCAGAGGTTTTGCCTATCCAAGTGAGCTGAAAGCCCACGAGTCCAAGCATGAGAGTGGCCGAGAGAACATTTGTGTGGAGTGTGGTCTTGACTTTCCAACCCTGGCCCAGCTGAAGAGACATTTAACAACCCATCGAGGTCCTATACAATACAATTGCACAGAATGTGATAAAACTTTCCAGTACCCAAGCCAGCTGCAAAATCACATGATGAAGCACAAAGACATCCGTCCATACATCTGTACTGAATGTGGCATGGAGTTTGTACAGCCCCATCATCTCAAGCAACACTCTTTAACCCACAAG GGTGTGAAAGAGCACAAATGTGGGATCTGTGGCCGGGAGTTTACTCTGCTAGCCAACATGAAGAGACATGTGTTGATCCACACCAATATCCGAGCCTACCAGTGTCACCTGTGCTTCAAGAGCTTTGTGCAGAAACAGACTCTGAAGGCACACATGATTGTTCACTCTGATGTCAAGCCCTTTAAATGCAAG CTGTGCGGGAAGGAATTTAACAGAATGCACAATTTAATGGGACACATGCACTTGCATTCAGACAGCAAACCATTCAAGTGTCTCTACTGTCCCAGCAAATTCACCTTGAAGGGAAACCTCACCAGACACATGAAAGTCAAACACGGGGTCATGGAAAGAGGATTTCATTCTCAAG GTTTTGGAAGAGGAAGAATTACGCTGTCCCAAACAGGTGTCTTGAGAAACTTGGAACAGGAAGAGCCTTTTGACCTTTCCCAGAAAAGCCAAGGGAAAGGAATTTCATTTCATTCTGATGGTGAGAGTGCCAAGGGAAGCTCATgtcaggaggaagaggaagacaacTGCTATGAAGCAGAGCAGTACAGTCCTGTCATGTACCATCATGAAAACAACAAGCTGTATATGCCCCGAGATCTGTCTAGCAAACCAGACTACGTGGTGAAAGATTTCAAAGAGTCCTACTGTGATGAGAAGGAGGAAATGTTGAGAGAAGtaggactggagaaggggaaaggaaatCAAGACAAAGAAGAGAACCAAGAGGAGAGAGGCTTTGCGAATAACAAGGAATGCCTGAGCTTTAGACCCTTTGAAAAAGCCAGACTCAGCCATTCTCTCTCTGATTACCTATACTTCAAACACAGGAAGAACAGTTTAAAAGAATTACTggaaaggaaaatggaaaaacaagCAATGCTTATAGGCATCTAA